The Nitriliruptor alkaliphilus DSM 45188 genome includes a region encoding these proteins:
- a CDS encoding DUF6869 domain-containing protein, with the protein MQEDEGWGAGDLALYWRYVATFREAASRSERLWREASEVPIAAFLADQTSPSATPSEAVWETVMLLIETAPDDDALCWLGAGPVEDLAVHHGNAFIDQFVLAGRRDPRFRAALRCAWLDGASKQVRVALESLRSDR; encoded by the coding sequence ATGCAAGAGGATGAAGGCTGGGGGGCGGGGGACCTGGCGCTGTACTGGCGCTACGTCGCAACGTTCCGCGAAGCCGCGTCGCGCTCAGAACGGTTGTGGCGCGAAGCCAGCGAGGTTCCGATCGCAGCGTTTCTCGCTGACCAGACCAGCCCTTCCGCGACCCCGTCCGAGGCCGTCTGGGAGACGGTCATGCTGCTCATCGAGACCGCGCCGGATGACGACGCGCTGTGTTGGCTCGGTGCTGGCCCGGTCGAGGACCTTGCCGTCCATCACGGCAACGCGTTCATCGACCAGTTCGTGCTTGCTGGGCGGCGCGATCCACGGTTCCGGGCTGCGCTTCGCTGTGCCTGGCTGGACGGAGCCTCAAAACAGGTTCGAGTCGCACTCGAGAGCCTCCGAAGCGACCGGTAA
- the npdG gene encoding NADPH-dependent F420 reductase, which yields MPDESSTPSATSIGILGGTGKLGAGLALRWAAAGLPVTIGSRDPERAAKAASDLRAALPPGSASLEGAGNAVASGHPVVVAAIPTDGAADLVAGLADQLAGTVLVSALSPLAFDGRGPRPATVDGAASAAELLATTAPGAKVVAGFHTVSAVTLRRADEPLDEDVLLCGDDEAAVAVVTALVDDHLEGARAVHCGPLRLAATLESLTAVLISVNKRHRSHAGLRVTRL from the coding sequence GTGCCAGACGAGTCCTCGACCCCCTCCGCCACGTCCATCGGCATCCTCGGTGGGACGGGCAAGCTCGGTGCGGGGCTGGCGCTGCGCTGGGCTGCGGCGGGTCTGCCCGTCACGATCGGGTCGCGCGACCCGGAGCGAGCCGCGAAGGCCGCGAGCGACCTGCGGGCGGCCCTGCCGCCGGGTTCCGCGTCGCTGGAGGGGGCTGGCAACGCCGTGGCCTCCGGCCACCCGGTGGTCGTCGCGGCGATCCCGACCGACGGCGCCGCGGACCTGGTGGCAGGGCTCGCCGACCAGCTCGCCGGCACGGTGCTGGTCAGCGCCCTCAGCCCGCTCGCCTTCGACGGGCGTGGCCCCCGGCCGGCCACCGTCGACGGGGCGGCTTCGGCCGCGGAGCTGCTCGCCACCACGGCCCCGGGGGCGAAGGTCGTGGCCGGGTTCCACACCGTCTCGGCGGTCACCTTGCGCCGCGCTGACGAACCGCTCGACGAGGACGTGCTGCTTTGCGGCGACGACGAGGCAGCTGTCGCCGTCGTCACGGCGCTGGTCGACGACCACCTCGAGGGTGCTCGGGCGGTCCACTGCGGCCCGCTGCGGCTCGCCGCGACGCTCGAGTCCCTGACCGCCGTGCTGATCTCGGTGAACAAGCGTCACCGCTCGCACGCCGGCCTCCGCGTCACCCGCCTCTAG
- a CDS encoding alpha/beta fold hydrolase, whose amino-acid sequence MPRPADLRLRWHRTTLDGRTAVYGEAGDGPPVIFIHGWGLSARSYAKALPLIAASGHRVIAPALPGFGRSDELPGEYTFEKLAYWMDNLLDHIGVDEPAALVGHSFGGGVATATAWHHRERARSLTLVNSVGGSVWKDADGLAARSLADRPLWDWGLHLPAEFRPPGLGGRRPWRASRKALPVVVRDIVTNALTNPGAVWRAADLARRADLRDELAELAERGLPVAIVWGAEDTVVPEATFLAMCDAAGARGDIIEDAGHSWLLMDPVGFGEVVTNSIAVRDTVSDRTPRGAAARTSRLDRPA is encoded by the coding sequence GTGCCACGACCCGCCGACCTCCGGCTCCGCTGGCACCGGACCACCCTCGACGGGCGGACCGCGGTGTACGGCGAGGCCGGGGACGGACCACCGGTGATCTTCATCCACGGCTGGGGCCTGTCGGCTCGGTCGTACGCCAAGGCGCTGCCCCTGATCGCGGCCTCCGGCCACCGGGTGATCGCACCGGCGCTGCCCGGCTTCGGGCGCAGTGACGAGCTTCCCGGCGAGTACACCTTCGAGAAGCTCGCCTACTGGATGGACAACCTCCTCGACCACATCGGCGTCGACGAGCCCGCCGCCCTGGTCGGCCACTCCTTCGGCGGCGGGGTCGCCACCGCCACCGCGTGGCACCACCGCGAGCGCGCCCGCTCGCTGACCCTCGTCAACTCGGTCGGCGGTTCGGTGTGGAAGGACGCGGACGGCCTCGCTGCGCGCTCCCTCGCGGACCGGCCGCTCTGGGACTGGGGTCTGCACCTGCCGGCCGAGTTCCGCCCGCCCGGGCTCGGGGGACGCCGACCGTGGCGCGCCTCGCGCAAGGCGCTGCCCGTGGTCGTCCGCGACATCGTCACCAACGCGTTGACCAACCCGGGGGCCGTCTGGCGCGCCGCCGATCTCGCCCGCCGCGCCGATCTGCGTGACGAGCTCGCCGAGCTCGCCGAGCGGGGCCTGCCGGTCGCCATCGTGTGGGGGGCGGAGGACACCGTCGTGCCCGAGGCGACCTTCCTCGCCATGTGCGATGCCGCCGGCGCGCGCGGTGACATCATCGAGGACGCGGGGCACTCCTGGCTGCTCATGGACCCCGTCGGGTTCGGCGAGGTGGTGACCAACTCGATCGCCGTGCGTGACACCGTCAGCGACCGCACACCCCGCGGTGCCGCGGCGCGCACCTCCCGACTGGACCGGCCCGCGTGA
- a CDS encoding helical backbone metal receptor yields MIGAGTVHVDDLGTEVVVAPGPRRLVSLVPNLTETLWWWHLADRVVGRTEWCTAPPDAFPASVTVRGTKNPDVAAVVDLAPDLVIANEEENRPLDVDRLRDAGVPVWVTRVRTLADASTSLSRLAAVLGVPGAERDVTDALARVHATRPQGGLQRAFVPIWRGLPPGEGRDDETWMAVGPATIAADVLAAAGFTVWPDAPGERYPTVGLDAVLAADLDVVLLTDEPYAFGPADAADLPRHRVRAIDGTGLFWWGPRTASTVADLRRLTRHLGRRRRRPEGRSRSTG; encoded by the coding sequence CTGATCGGGGCCGGGACCGTCCACGTCGACGACCTCGGGACCGAGGTCGTCGTCGCTCCTGGACCGCGCCGCCTCGTCTCGCTGGTGCCGAACCTGACCGAGACGCTGTGGTGGTGGCACCTCGCCGACCGGGTCGTCGGCCGCACCGAGTGGTGCACGGCGCCGCCGGACGCCTTCCCAGCGTCCGTCACCGTCCGCGGCACCAAGAACCCCGACGTCGCGGCCGTCGTGGACCTCGCGCCGGACCTGGTGATCGCCAACGAGGAGGAGAACCGACCCCTCGACGTCGACCGTTTGCGGGACGCCGGTGTCCCGGTGTGGGTCACCCGGGTCCGCACGCTGGCGGACGCCAGCACCAGCCTGTCGCGGCTGGCCGCCGTCCTCGGCGTCCCGGGGGCGGAACGTGACGTGACCGACGCGCTGGCCCGGGTGCATGCCACGCGGCCGCAGGGCGGTCTCCAGCGCGCGTTCGTCCCGATCTGGCGCGGGTTGCCGCCGGGGGAGGGGCGCGACGACGAGACGTGGATGGCCGTCGGGCCGGCCACCATCGCCGCGGACGTGCTGGCCGCCGCAGGGTTCACGGTGTGGCCGGACGCGCCGGGGGAGCGGTACCCGACGGTGGGGCTCGACGCGGTCCTCGCCGCCGACCTCGACGTCGTCCTGCTCACCGACGAGCCCTACGCGTTCGGACCGGCCGATGCCGCCGACCTACCGCGCCACCGGGTCCGCGCGATCGACGGGACGGGCCTGTTCTGGTGGGGGCCTCGTACCGCCTCGACCGTGGCCGACCTCCGGCGGCTCACCCGCCACCTGGGTCGGCGTCGGCGCAGGCCCGAGGGCCGGAGCCGCTCGACCGGCTGA
- a CDS encoding DUF2330 domain-containing protein, with product MRSWKRYSMIPATTALSLLVVAGPALACGGLIGENGTIELVRTTTLSAYTDGVQRYVTAFEFTGEGAEVGSIIPLPDVPTDVVRGGDWTLQRLAREVAPPVTAEFAADDALELTALDEAEVLFQTEIDALDITVLRGGADEVGRWAVEHGFFLSPDAPEMLDFYAERSEIFMAARFDASRAADLGQGAGDSTPIMATIPTDRPWVPLRILSLGAEEADVIEADVFLLTDDRPQLLAGGTGLALERSEAASTPLLDDLRSDAGMEWLPQQMWLTYLQLSAPAGDLTYDLAVSTDPDVHPSLEDVGITLASASVPIGPAAARPGWWPPALALATGLGAVVAINALRRRPGVGS from the coding sequence ATGCGTAGCTGGAAGCGGTACTCGATGATCCCGGCGACCACAGCCCTGTCGCTGCTGGTCGTCGCAGGTCCGGCACTCGCGTGCGGGGGCCTCATCGGCGAGAACGGGACCATCGAACTGGTCCGAACCACGACGCTGTCGGCGTACACCGACGGGGTGCAGCGGTACGTCACGGCGTTCGAGTTCACCGGCGAGGGCGCCGAGGTCGGCTCGATCATCCCGCTGCCGGACGTGCCCACCGACGTGGTCCGTGGCGGGGACTGGACCCTGCAGCGTCTGGCCCGCGAGGTCGCCCCGCCGGTGACGGCGGAGTTCGCTGCCGACGACGCTCTGGAGCTCACCGCGCTCGACGAGGCCGAGGTCCTGTTCCAGACCGAGATCGACGCGCTCGACATCACCGTGCTGCGTGGCGGTGCCGACGAGGTCGGACGGTGGGCGGTCGAGCACGGCTTCTTCCTCAGCCCCGACGCCCCCGAGATGCTCGACTTCTACGCCGAACGCAGCGAGATCTTCATGGCTGCCCGCTTCGACGCGTCCCGCGCGGCTGACCTCGGCCAGGGCGCCGGGGACAGCACCCCCATCATGGCGACGATCCCGACCGACCGGCCGTGGGTGCCGCTGCGCATCCTGTCGCTCGGTGCCGAGGAGGCCGACGTCATCGAGGCGGACGTGTTCCTGCTGACCGACGACCGACCGCAACTGCTCGCGGGAGGCACCGGACTGGCCCTCGAGCGCAGCGAGGCGGCGTCGACCCCGCTGCTCGACGACCTGCGCTCCGACGCCGGGATGGAGTGGCTCCCGCAGCAGATGTGGTTGACCTACCTCCAGCTGTCGGCGCCCGCCGGAGACCTGACCTACGACCTCGCCGTGTCGACCGACCCCGACGTGCACCCGAGCCTCGAGGACGTCGGGATCACCCTCGCGTCCGCATCGGTACCGATCGGGCCCGCCGCGGCGCGCCCCGGTTGGTGGCCGCCGGCCCTCGCCCTCGCGACGGGGCTCGGGGCGGTGGTCGCGATCAACGCACTGAGGCGGCGGCCGGGGGTGGGGTCGTGA
- a CDS encoding antitoxin, producing MTDVLIRDVPDEVISAIEAKAKRLGLSRTEYLRRQMLRVASTSDEPVSVESFRQFARTFADLADPEVMRGAWE from the coding sequence GTGACCGACGTGCTGATCCGCGACGTTCCCGACGAGGTCATCTCCGCGATCGAGGCGAAGGCCAAGCGTCTCGGTCTGTCCCGGACCGAGTACCTCCGCCGGCAGATGCTGCGTGTCGCGTCGACTTCAGATGAGCCCGTCAGCGTCGAATCGTTCCGCCAGTTCGCCCGGACCTTCGCCGACCTCGCTGACCCTGAGGTCATGCGCGGGGCCTGGGAGTGA
- a CDS encoding cupredoxin domain-containing protein, which produces MPLTVGLVVTVVTYLAASGVQASADARDGQVLGPEPVTVTIDLEHSRFVPDHLTVRAGTVVSFVVVNHDPIHHEFVLGDDEVHLAHEHGDDLVHPPVPGEVSTGPNETGMTFYVFDEPGTVEFACHLPGHVAYGMVGEVEVVP; this is translated from the coding sequence ATGCCCCTCACGGTCGGGTTGGTGGTCACCGTCGTCACCTACCTGGCGGCCTCGGGTGTCCAGGCGTCGGCCGATGCGAGGGACGGGCAGGTCCTCGGACCCGAGCCCGTCACGGTCACCATCGACCTCGAGCACAGCCGGTTCGTCCCCGACCATCTGACGGTCCGAGCGGGCACCGTGGTCAGCTTCGTGGTCGTCAACCACGACCCCATCCACCACGAGTTCGTCCTCGGTGACGACGAGGTCCACCTGGCCCACGAGCACGGCGACGACCTGGTGCACCCGCCGGTCCCGGGTGAGGTCTCGACCGGCCCGAACGAGACCGGCATGACCTTCTACGTGTTCGACGAACCCGGCACCGTCGAGTTCGCCTGCCACCTGCCTGGCCACGTCGCCTACGGGATGGTCGGCGAGGTCGAGGTCGTGCCCTGA
- a CDS encoding PucR family transcriptional regulator, protein MSPVGPARSAGGLSLDPEVVATLRAQLPTVAERTVAALTAEVAEYAGALSGEMGATIENAVEVALGAFLRLAAQAEDADPSNPLNAALEGAYALGRGEARSGRTMDALLAAYRVGARVAWRELSDTAVAGGLTAATVGRFAELVFAYIDELSAASVAGHTDELAVTGRVREHYLERLGQALVAGEAPEVLITRAERAGWTPPDTLTAVLLPAARLHDTVSALDPRTLRLSEDVAGLALPERTSVLLVADADRTRPALLQALRGRAAVVGPARPWSQVAASCHRAVRALELIGPPEAGAALDTDEHLATIVLGADADALDDLRRRALAPLSGLRADTADRLADTLRSWLLHQGRRSAVAEDLVVHPQTVRYRMTQVRELYGERLDDPAEVLALTVALASPDRAVPSPPPRTPPAPQGTTSTSPTIP, encoded by the coding sequence GTGTCGCCGGTCGGACCCGCCCGCAGCGCCGGCGGGCTGTCGCTCGACCCCGAGGTCGTGGCCACCCTCCGGGCGCAGCTGCCCACGGTCGCCGAACGGACCGTCGCTGCGCTGACCGCCGAGGTCGCCGAGTACGCCGGTGCGCTCAGCGGTGAGATGGGCGCGACCATCGAGAACGCCGTCGAGGTGGCGCTCGGGGCGTTCCTGCGACTGGCCGCCCAGGCCGAGGACGCCGATCCGAGCAACCCGTTGAACGCGGCACTCGAGGGGGCCTACGCCCTCGGCCGGGGTGAAGCCCGGTCCGGCCGGACCATGGACGCGTTGCTGGCCGCCTACCGGGTCGGTGCTCGGGTGGCGTGGCGGGAGCTGTCGGACACGGCCGTGGCCGGCGGGCTGACGGCGGCGACCGTCGGCCGCTTCGCGGAGCTCGTGTTCGCCTACATCGACGAGCTGTCCGCGGCGAGCGTCGCCGGCCACACCGACGAGCTCGCGGTCACCGGCAGGGTCCGCGAGCACTACCTCGAACGCCTCGGGCAGGCACTGGTCGCCGGGGAGGCCCCCGAGGTGCTGATCACACGAGCCGAGCGGGCGGGTTGGACGCCTCCGGACACGTTGACCGCCGTCCTGCTGCCCGCTGCCCGCCTGCACGACACCGTGTCGGCGCTCGACCCGCGCACGCTGCGGCTGTCGGAGGACGTCGCTGGTCTGGCCCTGCCCGAACGGACCAGCGTCCTGCTGGTCGCCGACGCCGATCGCACCCGCCCGGCCCTCCTCCAGGCGTTGCGCGGCCGCGCGGCGGTCGTCGGGCCCGCCCGACCCTGGTCGCAGGTCGCGGCGTCGTGCCACCGAGCCGTGCGCGCCCTCGAGCTGATCGGTCCGCCCGAGGCAGGTGCCGCGCTCGACACCGACGAGCACCTCGCGACCATCGTGCTCGGCGCCGACGCCGACGCGCTCGACGATCTGCGCCGCCGCGCCCTGGCGCCCCTGTCGGGCCTCCGGGCCGACACCGCCGACCGCCTGGCCGACACCCTGCGGTCCTGGCTGCTGCACCAGGGGCGGCGCAGCGCCGTGGCCGAGGATCTGGTCGTGCACCCCCAGACGGTCCGCTACCGCATGACCCAGGTCCGGGAGCTGTACGGCGAGCGCCTCGACGACCCCGCGGAGGTGCTCGCGCTGACCGTCGCGCTCGCGTCGCCCGATCGAGCCGTCCCGTCACCCCCGCCACGGACGCCACCGGCCCCTCAGGGCACGACCTCGACCTCGCCGACCATCCCGTAG
- a CDS encoding fatty acid desaturase family protein gives MTAIQNLTDDPTAHLSAEDIEQIGRELDAIRAQVVASRGERDAAYIRGVIEAQRRLELASRVVLLASLFPPAWLAGTTGLAISKILENMEIGHNVMHGQWDWMRDPKIHSTTWEWDNATPAEMWKHSHNELHHTYTNVIGRDNDLGYGIMRVDEDQRWMPFHLGQPVWNLINAVIFQYGIAAYDLELGTYLKGRKDKGELKRQARKVLGKIRKQVTRDYVVHPLLSGPSALTTLSANVTANLVRNLWTHSVIMCGHFPEGVATFEKTSIEGETRGEWYLRQMLGAANISGGPLLHLMTGNLSFQVEHHLFPDLPSNRYQEIAPKVQELFERYELTYVSGPLPKQLLSAWMKVVRLSLPNDGLRGLLDAATSTRPTSDREASKSSSRALTTAA, from the coding sequence ATGACCGCCATCCAGAACCTCACCGACGACCCGACGGCGCACCTGAGCGCCGAGGACATCGAGCAGATCGGCCGCGAGCTCGACGCGATCCGTGCGCAGGTGGTCGCCAGCCGCGGTGAACGCGATGCCGCCTACATCCGCGGGGTGATCGAGGCCCAGCGCCGGCTGGAGCTCGCCAGCCGTGTCGTACTGCTCGCGTCGCTGTTCCCGCCGGCCTGGCTGGCCGGGACGACCGGGCTCGCCATCTCCAAGATCCTCGAGAACATGGAGATCGGCCACAACGTGATGCACGGCCAGTGGGACTGGATGCGTGACCCGAAGATCCACTCGACGACGTGGGAGTGGGACAACGCCACCCCGGCCGAGATGTGGAAGCACTCGCACAACGAACTGCACCACACCTACACCAACGTCATCGGCCGCGACAACGACCTCGGCTACGGGATCATGCGGGTCGACGAGGACCAGCGGTGGATGCCCTTCCACCTCGGGCAGCCGGTGTGGAACCTGATCAACGCGGTGATCTTCCAGTACGGCATCGCCGCCTACGACCTCGAGCTCGGGACCTACCTCAAGGGCCGCAAGGACAAGGGCGAGCTGAAGCGCCAGGCCCGGAAGGTCCTCGGCAAGATCCGCAAGCAGGTGACCCGCGACTACGTGGTGCACCCCCTGCTGTCCGGCCCGTCGGCCCTGACGACCCTCTCGGCCAACGTCACGGCCAACCTGGTCCGCAACCTCTGGACCCACTCGGTGATCATGTGCGGCCACTTCCCCGAAGGTGTCGCGACCTTCGAGAAGACCTCGATCGAGGGCGAGACCCGCGGCGAGTGGTACCTGCGTCAGATGCTGGGCGCCGCCAACATCAGCGGTGGACCGCTCCTGCACCTGATGACCGGCAACCTGTCGTTCCAGGTCGAGCACCACCTGTTCCCCGACCTGCCGAGCAACCGGTACCAGGAGATCGCACCGAAGGTCCAGGAGCTGTTCGAGCGCTACGAACTGACCTACGTCAGCGGACCGCTGCCGAAGCAGCTGCTGTCAGCCTGGATGAAGGTGGTGCGCCTGTCGCTGCCCAACGACGGCCTGCGTGGCCTGCTCGACGCCGCCACCTCGACGAGGCCGACGTCGGACCGCGAGGCATCGAAGAGCAGCAGCCGGGCGCTGACGACCGCCGCCTGA
- a CDS encoding PIN domain-containing protein, producing MGVTDWLIDKSALVRLGNATDGPTWAERIERGLVRVSTVTRLEIGYSARTGDELRSGLRRPPLASMPVEYLTLTIEDRAVEVQQLLADRGHHRAPAVPDLLIAATAELAGLAVLHHDKDFDLIADVTGQQLERLLLDE from the coding sequence CTGGGAGTGACCGACTGGCTCATCGACAAGTCCGCCCTGGTCCGTCTCGGCAACGCTACCGACGGGCCGACGTGGGCCGAACGGATCGAACGGGGCCTGGTGCGCGTCAGCACCGTCACCCGGTTGGAGATCGGGTACAGCGCCCGTACCGGAGATGAGCTGCGGTCAGGTCTGCGGCGGCCACCACTGGCCTCCATGCCTGTGGAGTACCTCACGCTAACCATCGAGGACCGCGCCGTTGAGGTCCAGCAGTTGCTCGCCGACCGTGGACACCACCGAGCTCCGGCGGTGCCCGACCTGCTGATCGCGGCGACGGCCGAACTTGCGGGGCTCGCCGTCCTCCACCACGACAAGGACTTCGATCTCATCGCGGACGTGACCGGCCAGCAGCTCGAGCGGCTCCTTCTCGACGAGTAG
- a CDS encoding cob(I)yrinic acid a,c-diamide adenosyltransferase: MKVYTKRGDDGTTGLLYGGRVRKDDLRTSAYGTVDETCSALGLARAELALDADRPHLHDLVLTIQRELFVVGAQLATLEEHWDRLEVGVSKVDDAMVDAIDARIDASVARHPLPTTFVVPGGTRAAAALDLARTVCRRAEREVVAMKSAGILPDDAPLRYLNRCADELYVLAREVEGTHLPSREDA, encoded by the coding sequence GTGAAGGTCTACACCAAACGTGGTGACGACGGCACGACCGGCCTGCTCTACGGCGGGCGCGTCCGCAAGGACGACCTGCGCACGAGTGCCTACGGCACGGTCGACGAGACCTGCAGCGCCCTCGGACTCGCTCGTGCCGAGCTCGCCCTCGACGCCGACCGGCCGCACCTGCACGACCTCGTGCTCACCATCCAGCGGGAGCTGTTCGTCGTCGGCGCCCAGCTCGCGACGCTCGAGGAGCACTGGGACCGCCTCGAGGTGGGCGTCTCCAAGGTCGACGACGCGATGGTCGACGCGATCGACGCACGCATCGACGCCAGCGTCGCCCGACACCCGTTGCCGACCACGTTCGTGGTCCCCGGGGGCACCCGCGCCGCGGCAGCGCTCGACCTCGCCCGCACCGTCTGCCGCCGCGCCGAGCGCGAGGTGGTCGCCATGAAGAGCGCCGGGATCCTGCCGGACGACGCGCCCTTGCGCTACCTCAACCGCTGCGCCGACGAGCTGTACGTGCTCGCCCGTGAGGTCGAGGGCACCCACCTCCCGTCCCGCGAGGACGCCTGA
- a CDS encoding anthranilate synthase component I family protein, which translates to MPSVPAIDLQVRALPDVPRRPDGLVDLDAVTAALAPADLLETAPGRSGWSYVVPTIGARLVDDGHLTVMQHRDGRVEPLGDDPFDVLERWCATHGVTPDAPREAGLPAFTGGLVGAFAYDLARRVERLPTRATIDRQGPHLSLRIAELIVAVGPDRDRALLLVRPLTTDPATLAADADELVARLGGRAAAPAEPSAPSPRPVTTSLPRPAYLAAVESVLEHIAAGDCFQVNLTQRLTTRWQAPVEHLYRRLRDISPAPHGALLPDVGVASVSPETFLTVDGRDVATRPIKGTRPRDPDPDLDAAHADDLATSAKDRAENVMVVDLERNDLGRVCVPGSVRAPRLCVVEAHPTVWHLVSDVVGRLREGIGYGQLLRATFPCGSITGAPKVRAMEIIETLEPVRRGWYCGAVGFLAPGAASLSVAIRTATRHADGTVDHGVGGGIVADSDPAAEHAESLDKAAAFLRAVAGHVAG; encoded by the coding sequence GTGCCATCCGTCCCGGCCATCGACCTGCAGGTCCGTGCGCTGCCCGACGTCCCGCGCCGCCCCGACGGCCTCGTCGACCTCGATGCCGTGACGGCGGCGCTGGCACCGGCCGACCTGCTCGAGACCGCACCGGGGCGCAGCGGGTGGAGCTACGTCGTCCCGACGATCGGTGCACGCTTGGTCGACGACGGTCACCTGACCGTGATGCAGCACCGGGACGGACGCGTCGAGCCGCTCGGCGACGACCCGTTCGACGTCCTGGAACGCTGGTGCGCCACGCACGGGGTGACCCCCGACGCGCCGCGCGAGGCGGGTCTGCCGGCGTTCACCGGCGGCCTCGTCGGGGCCTTCGCCTACGACCTGGCTCGGCGGGTCGAACGGTTGCCGACGCGCGCGACGATCGACCGGCAGGGACCTCACCTGTCCCTGCGGATCGCGGAGCTGATCGTGGCGGTCGGTCCGGACCGCGACCGGGCGCTGCTGCTCGTACGGCCGCTGACCACCGACCCGGCGACCCTCGCCGCCGACGCCGACGAACTGGTGGCGCGCCTGGGCGGCCGAGCCGCCGCCCCGGCCGAACCCTCGGCCCCGTCTCCGCGACCGGTGACCACCTCGCTCCCACGCCCCGCCTACCTCGCCGCCGTCGAGTCGGTGCTCGAGCACATCGCCGCTGGTGATTGCTTCCAGGTCAACCTCACCCAACGGCTCACGACCCGGTGGCAGGCACCCGTCGAGCACCTCTACCGGCGGCTGCGGGACATCTCCCCAGCACCCCACGGGGCGCTCCTGCCCGACGTCGGGGTCGCATCCGTCTCGCCCGAGACCTTCCTGACCGTCGACGGTCGGGACGTGGCCACGCGCCCCATCAAGGGGACCCGCCCCCGCGACCCCGACCCCGACCTCGATGCCGCGCACGCCGACGACCTCGCGACCAGCGCCAAGGACCGTGCCGAGAACGTCATGGTGGTCGACCTCGAGCGCAACGACCTCGGCCGCGTCTGCGTTCCAGGGTCGGTGCGCGCCCCCCGTCTGTGCGTCGTCGAGGCCCACCCGACCGTCTGGCACCTGGTCTCCGACGTGGTCGGCCGGCTGCGCGAGGGGATCGGCTACGGGCAGCTGCTGCGTGCGACCTTCCCGTGCGGTTCGATCACCGGGGCACCGAAGGTCCGCGCGATGGAGATCATCGAGACGCTCGAGCCGGTCCGCCGTGGCTGGTACTGCGGCGCGGTCGGCTTCCTCGCTCCCGGGGCGGCCTCGCTGTCGGTCGCCATCCGCACGGCCACCCGGCACGCGGACGGCACGGTCGACCACGGCGTCGGCGGCGGCATCGTGGCGGACTCCGACCCCGCCGCGGAGCACGCCGAGAGCCTCGACAAGGCAGCTGCCTTCCTCCGTGCCGTCGCTGGCCACGTGGCTGGCTGA
- a CDS encoding ferredoxin reductase — protein MTTPPAPVPTVAARLRQRVARLAELAATPLVPSDYVDLVDPLRSPTDLRARIVAISPETRDAVTLTLAPGRGWRPHVPGQYVRLGVDVDGVRQWRTYSLTSVPDRADGLLTVTVKAIPDGIVSGHLVRRARVGEVLQLDQAAGYFTLPTPLPGKVLFVTAGSGITPVMGMVRSLLDELDDVVLVHTAPTVDEVVFGGELRKLAAQGRLRLIERHTATDGRLGVGELAGLVPDLAERDTWACGPNGLLDALEEHWAREGFTDRLHTERFRPTVAATGEGGTVRFSRTGTTVESDGATALLDAGEAAGVLMPSGCRMGICFGCVVPLQEGAVRDLRSGDVTTAAPGDGVLIQTCISAAAAACDIDL, from the coding sequence ATGACCACACCTCCTGCTCCCGTACCCACCGTCGCCGCTCGCCTGCGGCAGCGGGTCGCCCGGCTGGCCGAGCTCGCTGCGACCCCGCTGGTGCCATCGGACTACGTCGACCTCGTCGACCCGCTCCGCTCCCCCACCGACCTGCGCGCGCGGATCGTCGCGATCTCGCCCGAGACCCGCGATGCGGTCACGCTCACGCTCGCCCCCGGCCGCGGCTGGCGGCCCCACGTTCCCGGCCAGTACGTCCGGCTCGGGGTCGACGTGGACGGCGTGCGGCAGTGGCGGACCTACTCGCTGACCTCGGTCCCGGACCGGGCCGACGGCCTGCTCACCGTGACCGTCAAGGCCATCCCGGACGGCATCGTCAGCGGGCACCTGGTCCGCCGCGCCCGCGTCGGCGAGGTCCTGCAGCTCGACCAGGCCGCCGGTTACTTCACCCTGCCGACCCCGCTGCCGGGCAAGGTGCTGTTCGTCACCGCGGGCAGCGGCATCACCCCGGTGATGGGCATGGTGCGTTCGTTGCTCGACGAACTCGACGACGTCGTGCTCGTCCACACGGCGCCGACCGTCGACGAGGTCGTGTTCGGCGGCGAGCTCCGGAAGCTGGCCGCCCAGGGCCGCCTCCGACTCATCGAGCGGCACACCGCGACCGACGGTCGGCTCGGGGTCGGCGAGCTGGCGGGGCTCGTCCCCGACCTCGCTGAGCGTGACACCTGGGCCTGTGGGCCGAACGGCCTGCTGGACGCGCTGGAGGAGCACTGGGCCCGCGAGGGCTTCACCGACCGGCTCCACACCGAGCGCTTCCGGCCCACGGTCGCGGCGACCGGCGAGGGCGGCACCGTGCGCTTCAGCCGGACCGGCACGACCGTCGAGTCCGATGGCGCCACAGCCCTGCTCGACGCTGGCGAGGCCGCAGGCGTCCTGATGCCCTCGGGGTGCCGGATGGGCATCTGCTTCGGCTGCGTCGTGCCGCTCCAGGAAGGTGCGGTCCGTGACCTGCGCAGCGGCGACGTGACCACCGCTGCCCCCGGCGACGGCGTGCTGATCCAGACCTGCATCTCCGCGGCGGCCGCCGCCTGCGACATCGACCTCTGA